The following are encoded in a window of Castanea sativa cultivar Marrone di Chiusa Pesio chromosome 5, ASM4071231v1 genomic DNA:
- the LOC142637196 gene encoding F-box protein SKIP19-like encodes MYRQFKKRFSDCQTSPNPRKSHFHFLNVIKTFPMPPDRAWKKMKPLSSSSSSSEECRNWLELPRDVTVSILQRLGTIEILETAQKVCTLWRNISKDPSMWNSIDMRNLGDRDMDCDLEKMCNHAIDRSCGHLQDINIEHFGTDNLLAYITQSSSQLRRLRLVCCDSISEKALREAAAKLPLLDELGITLFLLPKESLEAVGHCCPLLKSLKWNQKWDAADKECDEEAVAIAKNMPELHHLQLIGNQLTNDGLQAILDGCPHLESLDLRRCFNVTLSGNLGRRCAERIKSLRHPNDSMDGYEFLAEQNLYLSNDSTDDYEFLDDIHDDDGSFDDDSDDIHDEDGSFGDDYEFVADIHDDDGSSDEESGHIEESDGIHDDDGSFDDDTDDIHDDDVSFDDDSDDIHDDDGSFDDDSNNIHDDDSDDESFDDDPNDDGSFDDDSDNNPIDSDDDDSFDDNPDDDESFDDDSDNNPIY; translated from the exons ATGTATAGGCAATTCAAAAAACGTTTCTCAGACTGTCAGACAAGCCCAAACCCCAGAAAATCCCATTTTCACTTTCTGAATGTAATTAAAACATTTCCAATGCCTCCAGATAGAGCATGGAAGAAAATGAAgcccctttcttcttcttcttcttctagtgAGGAGTGCCGGAACTGGCTCGAACTCCCAAGGGACGTGACGGTGTCGATTCTGCAGAGGCTGGGCACAATCGAAATCCTAGAGACCGCGCAGAAGGTGTGCACGCTGTGGCGCAACATCAGCAAAGACCCTTCCATGTGGAACTCCATCGATATGCGCAATCTGGGTGACCGCGACATGGATTGCGACCTCGAGAAGATGTGCAATCACGCCATCGATCGCAGTTGCGGCCACTTACAAGATATCAACATCGAGCACTTCGGTACCGACAACCTCCTCGCCTACATCACCCAAAG TTCAAGTCAGCTTAGACGCCTTCGTCTTGTATGTTGCGATAGCATTTCAGAAAAGGCATTGAGGGAAGCGGCTGCAAAACTTCCATTATTGGACGAGCTGGGCATTACGCTTTTTTTATTGCCAAAAGAATCTCTGGAAGCTGTGGGGCACTGTTGTCCTCTTTTGAAATCATTGAAATGGAATCAGAAGTGGGATGCTGCTGACAAAGAGTGTGATGAGGAGGCAGTTGCCATTGCAAAGAACATGCCCGAATTACACCACCTCCAGCTTATTGGAAATCAGCTGACGAATGACGGCTTGCAGGCCATACTTGATGGTTGTCCTCACCTTGAATCACTTGACTTAAGGAGATGTTTCAATGTCACTTTGTCAGGAAATTTGGGGAGAAGATGTGCTGAACGGATTAAAAGCTTGCGGCATCCCAATGATTCCATGGATGGCTATGAATTCCTTGCTGAACAGAACTTGTATCTTTCCAATGATTCCACTGATGACTATGAATTCCTTGATGACATTCATGATGATGATGGATCTTTTGATGATGACTCTGATGACATTCATGATGAAGATGGATCTTTTGGTGATGACTATGAATTTGTTGCTGACATACATGATGATGATGGATCTTCTGATGAAGAATCCGGCCACATTGAAGAATCCGACGGCATTCATGATGATGACGGATCTTTTGATGATGACACAGACGACATTCATGATGATGATGTTTCTTTTGATGATGACTCTGATGACATTCATGATGATGATGGATCATTTGATGATGACTCCAACAACATTCATGATGATGACtctgatgatgaatcttttgatgacGACCCCAATGATGATGGATCATTTGATGATGACTCTGATAACAATCCCATCGACTCTGATGATGATGACTCTTTTGATGACAACCCCGatgatgatgaatcttttgatgatgACTCTGATAACAATCCTATCTACTAG
- the LOC142637059 gene encoding putative F-box/LRR-repeat protein 23, which translates to MDNLCKRRRLRLVCCYSISDEGMSEAAAKLPLLEELDITLCPLSKESLEAVGRCCPLLKSIKWNQQWYAAYGLSQIKCNEEAVAIAKNMPELRHLQIIGNKLMNDGLLAILDGCPQLESLDLRKCFHVTLSGNLGRICAERIKNLRHPDDSTDDYDFVADDGSFDEGSDVVYSLDYTEDDEVDDDIHDDGSFDDESDYDPTNSY; encoded by the exons ATGGATAACCTCTGTAAGCGGAG ACGCCTTCGTCTTGTATGTTGCTATAGCATTTCGGATGAGGGAATGAGTGAAGCGGCTGCAAAACTTCCATTGTTGGAGGAACTGGACATTACACTTTGTCCATTGTCAAAAGAATCTCTAGAAGCTGTGGGGCGCTGTTGTCCTCTTTTGAAATCAATCAAATGGAATCAGCAGTGGTATGCTGCATATGGACTTTCTCAGATAAAGTGCAATGAGGAGGCAGTTGCTATTGCAAAGAACATGCCCGAGTTACGCCACCTCCAGATTATTGGAAATAAGCTGATGAATGATGGCTTGCTGGCCATACTTGATGGTTGTCCTCAGCTTGAATCACTTGACCTAAGGAAATGTTTCCATGTCACTCTGTCAGGAAATTTGGGAAGAATATGTGCTGAAAGGATTAAAAACCTGCGTCATCCTGATGATTCCACTGATGACTATGATTTCGTGGCTGATGATGGATCTTTTGATGAAGGCTCGGATGTTGTTTATTCCCTAGATTACACTGAGGATGATGAAGTCGATGATGACATTCATGATGATGgatcttttgatgatgagtcgGACTATGATCCCACCAACTCTTATTAA
- the LOC142635459 gene encoding F-box protein SKIP19-like has product MAGKRGRKKKEYWNWLDLPKVVMVSILQRLGAIDILYSAQKVCMLWRNICKDPSMWRAIDMQNLGELHDMPYDLERMCIHAIDRSYGQLRDINIECFGTDELLIYITQSTSQLRRLRLVCCYSILDEGLSKVAAKLSLLEELDMTTSSLSEEPLKVLGRYCPLLKSLKWNQQWYASDGQPQIEGDEEALAIAKNMPKLCHLQLIGNRVTNDGLQAILDGCPHLESLDLRKCFNVTLSGNLGKRCAEKIKNLQHPNDSTHDYGLMAEIFYYGSF; this is encoded by the exons ATGGCTGGAAAAAGAGGACGGAAGAAAAAGGAGTACTGGAACTGGCTGGATCTCCCTAAAGTCGTGATGGTGTCGATTCTCCAGAGGCTGGGCGCAATCGATATCTTGTATAGCGCCCAAAAGGTGTGCATGCTGTGGCGCAATATCTGCAAAGACCCTTCCATGTGGCGTGCCATCGATATGCAGAATCTTGGTGAGCTCCATGACATGCCCTACGACCTCGAGAGAATGTGCATTCATGCCATCGATCGTAGTTACGGCCAGTTGCGAGATATCAACATCGAGTGCTTTGGCACCGACGAACTCCTCATCTACATCACCCAAAG TACAAGTCAGCTTAGACGCCTTCGTCTTGTATGTTGCTATAGCATTTTGGATGAGGGATTGAGCAAAGTGGCTGCAAAACTTTCATTATTGGAGGAGCTGGACATGACGACTTCTTCATTGTCAGAAGAACCTTTGAAAGTTTTGGGGCGCTATTGTCCTCTTTTGAAATCATTAAAATGGAATCAGCAGTGGTATGCTTCGGATGGACAACCTCAGATAGAGGGTGATGAGGAGGCACTTGCTATTGCAAAGAACATGCCCAAATTGTGCCACCTCCAGCTTATTGGAAATAGGGTGACGAATGATGGCTTGCAGGCCATACTTGATGGTTGTCCTCACCTTGAATCACTTGACTTAAGGAAATGTTTCAATGTCACTCTCTCAGGAAATTTGGGTAAAAGATGTGCCGAAAAGATTAAAAACTTGCAGCATCCCAATGATTCCACTCATGACTACGGATTGATGgcagaaattttttattatggaTCTTTTTGA
- the LOC142635458 gene encoding uncharacterized protein LOC142635458: MVDLGFSGPRFTWSNRRGFWNLIQERLDRFFGNPEWCTLYPNARVSHLTHVHSDYYPILLEFEPGDSIRLNRPFKFQSFWLNDLSFPNIVRDAWGQSNRLDTAVEKFTRDATAWN, translated from the coding sequence ATGGTGGACTTGGGTTTCTCAGGACCAAGATTCACCTGGTCTAATCGTCGGGGATTTTGGAATCTCATCCAAGAAAGGCTGGACAGATTTTTTGGGAACCCTGAGTGGTGCACCCTGTACCCTAATGCAAGGGTGTCTCATCTAACTCACGTTCATTCGGATTACTACCCAATTTTGCTGGAGTTCGAGCCGGGGGATAGCATCAGGCTGAACAGGCCCTTTAAATTTCAAAGCTTTTGGCTCAACGACCTGTCCTTTCCTAATATAGTAAGGGATGCTTGGGGTCAGTCAAACCGACTTGATACAGCAGTGGAAAAATTTACCAGAGATGCTACTGCTTGGAACTGA